The DNA sequence CGGCGATTTGTTCGACGACCTGTTCGGATCCCGCAAACTCGGTCAGACGCTCGTGGACGATCGCGATCGTCGGTGCGCTGCTCACCGGTCAAGCCTAGACCGGCTGGACATCTCGTTGCTCGCTAGCATGGTGCGATGCCCCCGGTGCACATCAACGGCAAATGGTTGGGGCAACCCTTCACCGGCGTGCAGCGCTACTCCGAGGAACTGGCCCGCCACGTGGTCGCGGACCGCGGCATCGACTTCGTCCTGCATGTACCCAAAGGCGCACGAGTACCCGATTGGGCGCTCGCTCCCAACGTCACCGTCCGGCGCGCCCCGCTCGCCGGCTTGGCTTTCGAACAGTTGTACCTGCCTGTCGCCACCGCGGGCCGGGTGCTGCTGAGCTTCGGCGGTATGGCGCCGCTGGCCAAGCGACGCCAGATCGTCACCTTCCACGACGCCAACCCGTTCCGGTTCCCGCAGACCTACCGAAGAACCTTCGTCGCTTTCTACCTGGTGGCCTACCTGCTGCTGGTCCGGACGGCCCGCCGGGTCCTGACCGTCTCGGAGTTCAGCAAGAGCGAGCTGGCCCAGGTGCTGCGGGTCAAGCCATCGCGGTTCCTGGTGGTGGGGTGCGCCGCCGACTCACTGACCCAGGTGAGCGCCCGGCAGCCGGATCTGCCCTGGCATCCCCAGACCTATCTGCTGGTCGGCACCCTGGCCCGGCACAAGAACGTGCCGCAGCCCACGGCCGCCCTTGCCGGATCCGGACGGCATGTGGTCGTGGTCGGTGCGGGGGGCGACGCCCACGTGTATTCCAGCGCCGGTGCCGATCTCAGTGACAACGTGGTGGTGGCCCAACGCCTTACTGACGGTGAGCTGCGCTGGCTCTACGAGAACGCCGCAGCGCTGGTCTTCCCGTCGTTCTACGAGGGGTTCGGTCTGCCGGTGCTGGAAGCGCAGGCGCTCGGTTGCCCGGTGATCGCTTCGAATCGGGCATCGATCCCAGAGGTGGGTGGCGACGGTGCGCTGTACTTCGACCCCGAGAACGTCACCGAGTTGCTGCAGCACGCACACACCTTGGAAAGCGACTCGTCGGCGGCCGACAAGCTGGTCGACCTCGGTCGCCGCAACGCTTCGCGCTACACCTGGACTACGTCTGCGAACAGGGTTTTAGCAGCGATTCGTAGCATGGTGGTATGACCATGGTCAGAATATTTCTGGTGATCTCGGCTGCGTGCGTCCTGCTGGTGGGCTGCCAAAGCAGTGTCGCGCCTGCCCAATCGGCCCCTGTGGCTGATGAGACCGCCGCTCTACAGCAACGCCTCGATGCTCTGCAGCCGGGGCAGACGCTGAGTCTTGACCAACGCGTCTACGGGCATCGTGGAGTGCTGAAGGTGACCGTGCCGGGCGTGACCATCGAGGGCAGAGGTGCGACTCTGCAGGCCAGCGAGGACGAGACGTCGTCAGTGCAGGTACTCGCCGACAACGTGACTATTCATGGCTTGACTCTGACAGCCGCGACTGAGGGCAAGCGCTGGGAGGGCTTGAACCAGCAGAAGCTCGCCGTGTTGGGTGCCAGTGGGGTACGGATCGATGACGTCACAGTGAACGGGTCGGCGGCCGCGGGCATATTTCTGAAGGGCGCAAACAACTTCGCGTTGAGCAATATCAGGGTGGCCAACACTCGGGCCGACGGCATTCACATCACGGGCGGGTCTTCGGAGGGCACGGTGACCAACGTGACTACGGCCAATACCGGTGATGACGGTGTCGCCGTGGTCTCCTATGGTGACGCGCCGCCGAGCCACAACGTCGACATCGCCGGAACGGTGGTCAACGGATCGCATGCACGAGGTGTGTCTGTGGTGGGTGGCGAGCACATCAGAATCAGAGACGTCCATGTCAACGACACGGCCGCCGCCGGCATCTATATCGCAGCCGAAGGCAGTCCGTACTTCACGCAATCGGTGGAAGACGTCACGGTCACCAACGGTACGGTGACAGACGCAAATCGCGATCCTGGTGTGGTCAACGGGGCCATTCTGGTGTTCAGCGGTAATCCGGGGCAGTCAGTCACACATGTGGATGTGAATGACATCTCGGTGGTCGGGACGCCCGAGTCGGCGGAGCGAGTAGTGGGACTCGTGGCCAATCAGGGCACCGTGGCGGGGATAAACTTCAACAATCTTGTGTTGGACGGCAACAACGTCGAGCAGTTCTACACCAACGCGCCGGCTGGCACCTTCACGCTGTCCAATTGGTCCTAGGACCCCAACGGACTGAGCATCGGCGCAAGGGGTGCGGCGGCCTGCGATTTGGTGCCGATCCTGTTGAGCATCCAACTCAAGGTAATCAACGCGATCAACGTGGGTAGGGTCCGGCCCTGAGCCCAATACATATAGCGCGGCAATTCCAGCAGACCGGTGAACATGATGGGATACAACAGAATTCCGAATGGCCTGCCGCCGCAGAATCCCCGATAGAGCGAACCGACCACCACACCGATCACCAAAAAGTAGATCAACCCACCGACCAGGCCATAGTCGATGAAAGGGCCGGTGTAACCGCACGGGTTGTTGAACTCGGGGCTGGCGTAGTTGTTCAGCATGCGCATCACCGGCGACGTTTCGCCATGTGCTGAGTACGGCTTCGGAAGCCCCGTGAGTCGGGTGTACAGCTGCAGGCTTGCTACGCCGGGAGCATTCCAGAACCACTCGATGGTGTCGTAGGGCCAGCGGCCGGGCACGTTCAGGTGGTGCAGGATCAAGTGCCCGTTGTTCAAAGCGGTCGTGTAGTAACCGGCGAGACGGTCGAGGGTGAACTCGATGAAGCTGTTGTTGGTGCGAGTTCGGAAGTACGACCATGAACGGAAGTACTCGAAAACGCCGAATATGGTTGCCACGAATGGAATCCCCACGGCTGGCGCTAGTTGCGCGGCAAGGCGTTTCGAACCCGAGCTCAACGAGAGCCTGGCGCAGAAGACCGCTACCACCGGAACGACGACCTCCATGATCGCCAGTCGCTCGGAGTAGATGAAGGCACGGGGGATCGACAGGCCGATCACGGTCATCATCTTCACAACTTCGCCACGCGAATACTGCTGTGACAGCAGCAGTGACGACACCACCACAGCCGCCATTCCGCACTGAGTAAGTGTCGTCACACCGGGAATGGAGCCGATGAGATCGCGCACCGGGGGGCCGTCCGTATAGTTGTCACCGGTGAGCTGGCTCACCGAAAGACCAGACCGCAGAATGAGAAACACAAATCCGGTGTAGCCCACAAGGGTGAGCGCCGTCAGCAAGGTGCTGGCCCGCCGCAGGAGGGCGACGGCCTCGGAGCTGAATGCGGGCCAACGAGTCCCCGACGGTTGCTGGTGCAGCACCGCACTACTGACCAGTGCGCCAAAGCATAAGGCCAGCACTCCCGAGCTGAACATCAGCAGTGTCTCAGCAGTAATGGCCTTGGGAGTCCGCCACAGCGAGCGGAACTCTGCGTCGCCGATGAGTACGGTCGGCAGGATCGAGGCTGCAGCGACCGCCAACGATATCGCGACAGGCGAAAGGAACCATATCCGAGGAGTGTTCGATGACGACGATGCTCTGTGTCGGCTCATGGGGCCGCCGCCGGGGATGGCCGTTGTAGTAGCTCACGAACGGCGGTGATGACATGGCGATGGGGGTGTGGAGCCTCATCGAGAACCCTACGTGCAGTCATCCATTCGGCGATCGACAGCATCGCGACACTCGCAGACGCCGAGATCGCGAGAGGCAGGGGTCCGCCGAGGTATGCCGCAGTGATCGAGCAGGGGAGGGCGAACGCCAACAGTATGACCGCCGTACGGGCTACTTCGTACAGGTGGCCGCTGATGATCAGGAGGGTGATGTTGGCGTTCAGTGCGGCTTGAACCACGCCGCTTGCGGCCATGACGGCCAGAATTACGCTGGCATCTCGAACTGCCGGGCCGTACGCGACTTGGAGGGCCAAGCCGCCGAAGGCGAACAACGCTGCGACCATGCCGGATGTGACAAGTGTGTTCACCGTGGCGACGTTCGAGAGCAGTCGCACCACATCCGCCTTCTTGCCTTCCGCCCATAGCCGTGCCGCAGGCGGGGTTATAGCAAGTGCTGCAAGGCTTTCCAGGATCGTGACTTGACCGGCTATGGTTGCAGCCGCGGAATAGTGAGTAGCGGCTTCAGCGGAGAACGCCACGTTTGCCAACCATATGGTGCCGGTCATCATCAGAAACCACGACAGTTCCAGGATGAACAGCTTTGTCCCATTGCCAATGGCAGCGCGTACAGAATCGAATCCCGCGGATTTCGACAAGGCCACGACATCTCGGCTGTAGAACAGCGCCACGAGAAATTGCAACAGCGCTACGGCGACGTAGGCCGACAGCAGTACGGTCAGGGTGGGCCGCGTCAGGGTGAAGGCCAACAGGCCGACCACCGGCAGGACCATCGTGCTTCGGATGTAGTGCATGGTGGCAACGGACGCTGGAACGTTGCCCACCGCTGCGAAAATGTCGCTGAGCATGAGCCGCAGCGACTCGATGATGATGACCGCAGATGTCAGTAGGTATGCGAGAAGGAAATCACCGTGCCCGACCAATCCTGCGGTGGCGAAGAATGCAACCACCGGAGCCGAGGGGATGGTCAACAGTGCAG is a window from the Mycolicibacterium anyangense genome containing:
- a CDS encoding glycosyltransferase family 4 protein, whose product is MPPVHINGKWLGQPFTGVQRYSEELARHVVADRGIDFVLHVPKGARVPDWALAPNVTVRRAPLAGLAFEQLYLPVATAGRVLLSFGGMAPLAKRRQIVTFHDANPFRFPQTYRRTFVAFYLVAYLLLVRTARRVLTVSEFSKSELAQVLRVKPSRFLVVGCAADSLTQVSARQPDLPWHPQTYLLVGTLARHKNVPQPTAALAGSGRHVVVVGAGGDAHVYSSAGADLSDNVVVAQRLTDGELRWLYENAAALVFPSFYEGFGLPVLEAQALGCPVIASNRASIPEVGGDGALYFDPENVTELLQHAHTLESDSSAADKLVDLGRRNASRYTWTTSANRVLAAIRSMVV
- a CDS encoding right-handed parallel beta-helix repeat-containing protein, which translates into the protein MTMVRIFLVISAACVLLVGCQSSVAPAQSAPVADETAALQQRLDALQPGQTLSLDQRVYGHRGVLKVTVPGVTIEGRGATLQASEDETSSVQVLADNVTIHGLTLTAATEGKRWEGLNQQKLAVLGASGVRIDDVTVNGSAAAGIFLKGANNFALSNIRVANTRADGIHITGGSSEGTVTNVTTANTGDDGVAVVSYGDAPPSHNVDIAGTVVNGSHARGVSVVGGEHIRIRDVHVNDTAAAGIYIAAEGSPYFTQSVEDVTVTNGTVTDANRDPGVVNGAILVFSGNPGQSVTHVDVNDISVVGTPESAERVVGLVANQGTVAGINFNNLVLDGNNVEQFYTNAPAGTFTLSNWS
- a CDS encoding O-antigen polymerase yields the protein MAVAAASILPTVLIGDAEFRSLWRTPKAITAETLLMFSSGVLALCFGALVSSAVLHQQPSGTRWPAFSSEAVALLRRASTLLTALTLVGYTGFVFLILRSGLSVSQLTGDNYTDGPPVRDLIGSIPGVTTLTQCGMAAVVVSSLLLSQQYSRGEVVKMMTVIGLSIPRAFIYSERLAIMEVVVPVVAVFCARLSLSSGSKRLAAQLAPAVGIPFVATIFGVFEYFRSWSYFRTRTNNSFIEFTLDRLAGYYTTALNNGHLILHHLNVPGRWPYDTIEWFWNAPGVASLQLYTRLTGLPKPYSAHGETSPVMRMLNNYASPEFNNPCGYTGPFIDYGLVGGLIYFLVIGVVVGSLYRGFCGGRPFGILLYPIMFTGLLELPRYMYWAQGRTLPTLIALITLSWMLNRIGTKSQAAAPLAPMLSPLGS
- a CDS encoding lipopolysaccharide biosynthesis protein, with the translated sequence MNRRNEAMAELKQSFSLRAVAAAVGMVCTFMLTVIVVRTLDHRDAASFFAILAALSIGPLIGRLGLGQNVTRLIPAEQNNDKRRVIAGTHLRATALLTIPSAPVVAFFATAGLVGHGDFLLAYLLTSAVIIIESLRLMLSDIFAAVGNVPASVATMHYIRSTMVLPVVGLLAFTLTRPTLTVLLSAYVAVALLQFLVALFYSRDVVALSKSAGFDSVRAAIGNGTKLFILELSWFLMMTGTIWLANVAFSAEAATHYSAAATIAGQVTILESLAALAITPPAARLWAEGKKADVVRLLSNVATVNTLVTSGMVAALFAFGGLALQVAYGPAVRDASVILAVMAASGVVQAALNANITLLIISGHLYEVARTAVILLAFALPCSITAAYLGGPLPLAISASASVAMLSIAEWMTARRVLDEAPHPHRHVITAVRELLQRPSPAAAP